Proteins from a genomic interval of Microbacterium esteraromaticum:
- a CDS encoding serine hydrolase domain-containing protein — protein sequence MNTLDAALARIEDWPAQNTAAAVISADGRVLASHGDIEQPYRLASVTKPLTAYATLIAIEEGVFALDDPAGPEGSTVRHLLAHTSGLDFSENKVRSAPGTRRIYSNRGFDVLAETLTDRSGIPFDTYLDEAVFAPLGMDTARLDGSAGAGAVASVADLSRFAAELQHPTLLAPQTLAEATSVAFPDLDGVLPGFGAQRPNDWGLGFELRGQKSPHWTGSGNSAQTFGHFGQTGTFLWVDPQARVACVALGDRDFGPWAAEVWPPFSDAVLTALRG from the coding sequence ATGAACACTCTCGACGCCGCTCTCGCCCGCATCGAGGACTGGCCGGCGCAGAACACCGCAGCCGCGGTGATCTCGGCCGACGGCCGCGTGCTCGCCTCGCACGGTGACATCGAGCAGCCCTACCGACTGGCATCGGTCACGAAGCCGCTGACCGCCTATGCAACGCTGATCGCGATCGAAGAGGGGGTCTTCGCGCTCGATGACCCCGCGGGTCCCGAGGGGTCGACGGTGCGCCATCTGCTCGCGCACACGTCGGGACTCGACTTCTCCGAGAACAAGGTGCGCTCGGCCCCGGGCACCCGACGCATCTACTCGAACCGGGGCTTCGACGTGCTTGCCGAGACGCTGACCGACCGGTCCGGTATCCCCTTCGACACCTATCTCGATGAGGCGGTGTTCGCGCCTCTCGGCATGGACACCGCTCGGTTGGACGGGTCGGCGGGCGCCGGCGCGGTGGCGTCCGTCGCCGATCTCTCACGCTTCGCCGCCGAACTGCAGCATCCGACGCTCCTGGCGCCGCAGACGCTCGCCGAGGCGACCTCCGTCGCCTTTCCCGACCTGGACGGCGTCCTGCCCGGCTTCGGCGCGCAGCGCCCGAACGACTGGGGGCTCGGCTTCGAACTGCGCGGCCAGAAGAGTCCGCACTGGACCGGATCTGGCAACTCCGCCCAGACCTTCGGTCATTTCGGTCAGACGGGCACGTTCCTGTGGGTCGACCCGCAGGCCCGCGTCGCATGCGTCGCCCTGGGCGATCGCGACTTCGGCCCGTGGGCGGCCGAGGTATGGCCGCCGTTCTCGGATGCCGTCCTGACCGCTCTGCGCGGCTGA
- a CDS encoding IMPACT family protein, with the protein MSAFPATIAAPVEHELVIKKSRFLTTVAPVESPEHADEIIAAIKKTYWDARHNCSAQVTGLSGDRARSSDDGEPSGTAGMPMLEVLRRRELTDVVAVVTRYFGGIKLGAGGLVRAYSTAVSEALDGAALVDRLPLAQATLAVPHADAGRFDNLVRTWVAAHGAVLGETVYAAEARFEVWAPADALPALAAEVAEASGGAVAAVQTGERRVIDVPRG; encoded by the coding sequence GTGAGCGCCTTCCCCGCCACGATCGCGGCACCCGTCGAACACGAACTCGTCATCAAGAAGTCGCGGTTCCTCACTACGGTCGCACCGGTCGAGTCGCCCGAGCACGCCGACGAGATCATCGCCGCGATCAAGAAGACGTACTGGGACGCCCGGCACAACTGCAGCGCGCAGGTCACGGGATTGAGCGGAGACCGGGCGCGTTCGTCCGACGATGGCGAGCCGTCGGGCACTGCCGGTATGCCGATGCTCGAAGTGCTGCGTCGTCGTGAACTGACCGACGTCGTCGCGGTGGTCACGCGGTACTTCGGGGGCATCAAGCTCGGTGCCGGGGGCCTTGTGCGTGCCTACTCGACGGCGGTGTCCGAGGCGCTCGACGGCGCGGCTCTCGTCGACCGGCTGCCGTTGGCGCAGGCCACGCTGGCGGTGCCGCACGCCGATGCGGGGAGGTTCGACAATCTCGTCCGCACCTGGGTGGCCGCACACGGTGCGGTGCTGGGTGAGACCGTCTACGCGGCAGAGGCCCGGTTCGAGGTGTGGGCGCCGGCGGATGCGCTGCCGGCGCTCGCCGCCGAGGTCGCCGAGGCCTCGGGTGGTGCCGTGGCGGCGGTGCAGACCGGCGAACGGCGCGTGATCGACGTGCCGCGCGGGTAG
- a CDS encoding DUF1697 domain-containing protein: MTEPVAGAPRCALLLRAVNVSGRNRVPMAELRAVLAQHTALTGVSTYIASGNILCDLAGDAADVSAEVRALIAEHFGVDTPVIVRTHAQLVAALRDNPFPDAPLDKTLHVMFLASDPAPDAVAALTPRLLPGERIALVGRDLWIDYGPGGAGATKLSKSLLDRALTTTGTARNLNTLRRLIELTST, encoded by the coding sequence GTGACCGAACCGGTCGCCGGCGCGCCGCGGTGCGCGCTGCTGTTGCGCGCCGTCAACGTCTCGGGCCGCAACAGGGTTCCGATGGCCGAGCTCCGAGCGGTGCTTGCGCAGCACACTGCGCTGACGGGCGTGTCGACGTACATCGCCAGTGGCAACATTCTGTGCGATCTGGCCGGTGACGCCGCAGACGTGAGCGCTGAGGTCCGGGCGCTGATCGCCGAGCACTTCGGCGTCGATACGCCGGTGATCGTGCGCACGCATGCTCAGCTTGTCGCCGCTCTGCGCGACAACCCCTTCCCGGATGCGCCGCTCGATAAGACGCTGCACGTGATGTTCCTCGCGTCCGATCCCGCACCGGACGCCGTTGCTGCCCTCACACCGCGCCTGCTGCCGGGGGAGCGGATCGCGCTGGTCGGACGCGACCTCTGGATCGACTACGGGCCCGGCGGGGCGGGAGCGACGAAGCTCTCCAAGAGCCTGCTCGACCGGGCGCTCACAACCACGGGGACGGCGCGGAATCTCAACACGTTGCGCCGCCTGATCGAGCTGACGAGCACGTGA
- a CDS encoding isochorismatase family protein, translating into MSRALLIVDVQNDFTEGGALAVAGGDAVASAVSQLLADRAGDYVVIVASRDWHDADGDNGGHFADAPDFVDTWPVHCVAGTDGAEYDPLLVTDAVTHHVRKGQGIPAYSMFEGVTDEGRSVAEVLSSHGVTDADVVGIATDHCVRASALDAIAHGVHVRVLTDLTAGVGEETSEAALAELAHAGAELAVSADV; encoded by the coding sequence ATGAGCCGGGCTTTGCTGATCGTCGACGTGCAGAACGACTTCACCGAGGGCGGGGCGCTCGCCGTCGCGGGTGGTGATGCCGTGGCATCCGCCGTGTCGCAGCTGCTCGCCGACCGCGCGGGCGACTACGTCGTCATCGTGGCGTCCCGCGACTGGCATGACGCCGACGGCGATAACGGCGGGCACTTCGCCGACGCTCCCGATTTCGTCGACACGTGGCCGGTGCACTGCGTCGCCGGCACCGACGGCGCCGAGTACGATCCGCTGCTGGTGACCGACGCCGTCACGCACCATGTGCGTAAGGGGCAGGGCATCCCCGCCTACTCGATGTTCGAGGGCGTCACCGATGAGGGGCGGAGTGTTGCCGAGGTGCTGTCGTCCCACGGCGTGACCGACGCCGACGTGGTCGGCATCGCGACGGATCACTGCGTGCGCGCATCGGCGTTGGATGCTATCGCCCATGGCGTTCACGTGCGTGTGCTGACCGATCTGACTGCGGGCGTCGGGGAGGAGACGAGCGAAGCGGCGCTGGCCGAGCTCGCTCACGCCGGTGCTGAACTCGCGGTCAGCGCGGACGTCTGA
- a CDS encoding sodium:solute symporter family protein, producing MLLFFGGSLYMSLRIRKRTENADGYMTGGGKIGFGISAASMTATWIWAASMYASATSGYTYGISGPIHYGLWGALMILLIYPFGRRIRQVAPKAHTIAEVMFARHGRSSQLMLAGSNVLGSVISLTSNLIAGGALISLLSPFTFSQGILAIGAGVLLYTLWSGFRSSVLTDFAQVCAMLGAVIVIIPVVFFAAGGPSLFETGASNLTPQQADFFSSDAFFNQGAPYIAAVLAYAIGNQTIAQRLFAVREDLIKKTFVTATFGYGATIIGVGMLGVIALYAGITPEGGDVNNLIPQMAATYLSPLLLCIFFVMIIGSLSSTADSDLTALSSIVMADIYGQNIAGKKKANPRTMVLIGRITMVIAMVAGLYFAGSQFNILDLLVFVGALWGALVFPVIASFYWNRVTNLAFSVSVVVALAAFLPVRFEWVDLSGPIGIAADVFSTIGIGVVLGLMAFGFFGTRVALIVGVVSTLAAAPFAIGFLHTYPVLSGSLIAYSVSTIVCVALTLPSRKPDFDFDVIKQRTGDFDTVDTDALNVELAQLTDTEKPLRAENERN from the coding sequence ATGCTGCTGTTCTTCGGCGGCAGTCTGTACATGTCCCTGCGCATCCGCAAGCGCACCGAGAACGCCGACGGCTACATGACCGGCGGCGGCAAGATCGGGTTCGGCATCTCGGCCGCCTCGATGACCGCCACCTGGATCTGGGCCGCATCGATGTACGCCTCAGCCACCTCGGGATACACCTACGGCATCTCGGGCCCCATCCACTACGGCCTGTGGGGCGCGCTGATGATCCTGCTGATCTACCCCTTCGGCCGGCGCATCCGCCAGGTGGCCCCGAAGGCGCATACGATCGCCGAGGTGATGTTCGCCCGCCACGGCCGCTCCAGCCAGCTCATGCTCGCCGGATCGAACGTGCTCGGCAGCGTCATCAGCCTGACCTCGAACCTGATCGCCGGTGGCGCGCTGATCTCGCTGCTCTCGCCGTTCACGTTCAGTCAGGGCATCCTCGCCATCGGCGCCGGAGTGCTGCTGTACACCCTGTGGTCGGGATTCCGTTCCTCGGTGCTGACCGACTTCGCCCAGGTGTGCGCCATGCTCGGCGCGGTGATCGTGATCATTCCGGTGGTGTTCTTCGCCGCCGGCGGCCCGAGCCTGTTCGAGACGGGGGCATCGAACCTCACCCCGCAGCAGGCGGACTTCTTCTCGTCCGACGCGTTCTTCAACCAGGGCGCCCCCTACATCGCCGCGGTGCTGGCCTATGCGATCGGCAACCAGACCATCGCGCAGCGCCTGTTCGCGGTGCGCGAGGACCTCATCAAGAAGACGTTCGTGACGGCGACGTTCGGCTACGGCGCCACGATCATCGGCGTCGGCATGCTCGGCGTCATCGCGCTGTACGCGGGCATCACGCCCGAGGGCGGCGACGTCAACAACCTGATCCCGCAGATGGCCGCGACCTACCTGTCGCCACTGCTGCTGTGCATCTTCTTCGTGATGATCATCGGGTCGCTGTCGTCGACGGCCGACTCCGATCTGACCGCGCTGTCGTCGATCGTGATGGCCGACATCTACGGCCAGAACATCGCCGGCAAGAAGAAGGCCAACCCGCGCACCATGGTGCTCATCGGCCGCATCACCATGGTCATCGCGATGGTGGCAGGACTCTACTTCGCCGGCAGCCAGTTCAACATCCTCGATCTGCTGGTGTTCGTCGGTGCTCTCTGGGGTGCGCTGGTGTTCCCGGTGATCGCGAGCTTCTACTGGAACCGCGTGACCAACCTCGCCTTCTCGGTGTCGGTGGTCGTCGCTCTGGCGGCGTTCCTGCCGGTGCGGTTCGAGTGGGTCGACCTGAGCGGCCCGATCGGCATCGCCGCAGACGTGTTCTCGACGATCGGCATCGGTGTCGTGTTGGGTCTGATGGCCTTCGGCTTCTTCGGCACGCGGGTGGCGCTGATCGTGGGCGTCGTCTCGACACTCGCCGCGGCACCGTTCGCCATCGGCTTCCTGCACACCTACCCGGTGTTGTCGGGCTCGCTGATCGCCTACTCGGTCTCGACGATCGTGTGCGTCGCCCTGACGCTGCCGAGCCGCAAGCCCGACTTCGACTTCGACGTCATCAAGCAGCGCACCGGTGACTTCGACACCGTCGACACCGACGCGTTGAACGTCGAGCTGGCGCAGCTCACCGACACCGAGAAGCCCCTGCGGGCCGAGAACGAGAGGAACTGA
- a CDS encoding putative transporter small subunit has translation MELSTVALTVYVLMWPVIVAGTLTVIVRAFIKEARKAKAEGRSVI, from the coding sequence ATGGAACTGTCGACCGTCGCACTGACCGTGTACGTGCTGATGTGGCCTGTGATCGTGGCCGGCACGCTGACCGTCATCGTCCGTGCCTTCATCAAGGAGGCCCGCAAGGCCAAGGCCGAGGGCCGCTCGGTCATCTGA
- a CDS encoding acyl-CoA dehydrogenase family protein, protein MSTHQVFNQAPPRVDLDEYTANVALGEGVARYDAGWAEDALRATGLRVGTAQFQDDARRANRHKPELCTHDRWGHRIDEVDYDPAYHRIISAAVADGAHTSAVAEPRPGANVVRAATFMLYAQIEPGHACPVSMTHSAVPVIEQHPHVAAEWMPRLLSRSYDGRLVPGKQSALFGMAMTEKQGGSDVRANTTVARPIGDGRYELTGHKWFCSAPMSDAFLVLAQAPGGLSCFLVPRLLDDDTRNAMRIMRLKDKLGNAANASSEVEYDGAIAHLIGGEGRGVSTIIEMVTHTRLDCILGSVAGMRQSVAEAAWHARHRLAFDRTLIDQPAMTAVIADLQLETEGATAAALRLARAYDRDATAQDSAFARLGTAVMKYWVCKRGPAHTAEALECLGGNGYTEDFPLAMRYREQPVLAVWEGSGNVIALDVLRALGREPEAFDAFDAEVSNARGADARLDAHLDRTRTLVRAVGADDAPQRRARALTSALALALQGALLVQHAPSAVADGFVGSRLGDDAGGFLFGALPTGADAVAIAARA, encoded by the coding sequence ATGAGCACGCACCAGGTCTTCAACCAGGCGCCGCCCCGCGTCGACCTCGACGAGTACACCGCCAACGTCGCCCTCGGCGAGGGCGTCGCGCGGTACGACGCCGGTTGGGCCGAAGACGCGCTGCGCGCCACCGGACTCCGCGTCGGAACCGCACAGTTTCAGGACGACGCGCGCCGCGCGAACCGGCACAAGCCCGAACTGTGCACCCACGACCGCTGGGGTCATCGCATCGACGAGGTCGACTACGACCCCGCCTACCATCGGATCATCTCGGCGGCTGTGGCCGACGGTGCGCACACGAGCGCCGTCGCCGAGCCGCGCCCCGGCGCCAACGTCGTCCGGGCTGCGACCTTCATGCTCTACGCGCAGATCGAACCCGGACACGCATGCCCCGTGTCGATGACGCACTCCGCCGTGCCTGTGATCGAGCAGCATCCGCATGTCGCCGCGGAGTGGATGCCACGACTGCTGTCGCGGTCATATGACGGCCGGCTCGTGCCGGGCAAGCAGAGCGCGCTGTTCGGTATGGCGATGACCGAGAAGCAGGGCGGGTCCGATGTTCGGGCCAACACCACGGTCGCGCGCCCGATCGGTGACGGCCGGTACGAGCTGACCGGGCACAAGTGGTTCTGCTCGGCGCCGATGTCGGACGCCTTCCTGGTGCTCGCGCAGGCGCCCGGCGGGCTGTCGTGCTTTCTCGTGCCGCGGCTGCTCGACGACGACACGCGCAACGCCATGCGCATCATGCGGTTGAAGGACAAGCTCGGCAATGCCGCCAACGCCTCCAGCGAGGTCGAGTACGACGGTGCGATCGCTCACCTGATCGGTGGGGAGGGGCGGGGAGTCTCGACCATCATCGAGATGGTCACCCACACGCGGCTGGACTGCATTCTCGGGTCGGTCGCCGGCATGCGCCAGTCCGTCGCCGAGGCGGCTTGGCACGCCAGACACCGCCTGGCTTTCGACCGCACCCTGATCGATCAGCCGGCCATGACGGCGGTGATCGCCGACCTGCAGCTGGAGACCGAGGGTGCCACAGCGGCGGCGCTGCGCCTGGCGCGTGCGTACGACCGGGACGCGACCGCGCAGGATTCCGCCTTCGCGCGTCTGGGTACGGCGGTGATGAAGTACTGGGTCTGCAAGCGCGGTCCCGCGCATACGGCCGAGGCGCTCGAGTGCCTGGGCGGCAACGGCTACACCGAGGATTTCCCGCTGGCGATGCGCTACCGCGAGCAGCCCGTGCTGGCCGTGTGGGAGGGGTCCGGCAACGTGATCGCGCTCGACGTGCTGCGGGCGCTCGGTCGCGAGCCTGAGGCCTTCGACGCGTTCGATGCGGAGGTTTCGAACGCGCGCGGAGCGGATGCCCGCCTCGACGCGCACCTGGACAGAACACGCACGCTGGTGCGCGCAGTCGGCGCGGATGATGCTCCCCAACGGCGGGCACGCGCACTCACGAGCGCTCTGGCGCTGGCCCTGCAGGGGGCCCTGCTGGTGCAGCACGCGCCGTCCGCTGTGGCGGACGGCTTCGTCGGTTCCCGCCTCGGCGATGACGCGGGAGGGTTCCTGTTCGGCGCGTTGCCGACCGGAGCGGATGCTGTCGCGATCGCCGCACGCGCGTGA
- a CDS encoding TetR/AcrR family transcriptional regulator, translated as MTFQRRGTGRREDLVEAATAIVRDSGFGAASVKAVTARAGMSTGLLYRYADGLDDVLAEVFRRCAGVEMAAVDQAVTAVASADATSRLVALIETFADRALRGGRLAWALLAEPVDRIVDDERLIYRRGYVGILTEIVTDGVRSGEFPLQNARLTAAGLVGAIGEALAGPLAPVSAEHDDPDAVVEAITALCLRAVGARCDPPSSAHGLSGEQPGP; from the coding sequence ATGACATTCCAACGTCGGGGCACGGGCCGGCGCGAGGACCTCGTCGAAGCGGCGACCGCGATCGTGCGCGATTCCGGCTTCGGCGCCGCATCCGTCAAAGCGGTGACGGCGCGCGCGGGGATGAGCACCGGTCTGCTCTACCGATATGCGGATGGGCTCGACGACGTGCTCGCCGAGGTGTTCCGTCGCTGTGCCGGTGTCGAGATGGCCGCGGTCGACCAGGCCGTGACCGCGGTCGCGAGCGCCGACGCGACGAGCAGACTGGTCGCGCTCATCGAGACGTTCGCCGATCGGGCGCTGCGCGGTGGCAGACTCGCGTGGGCGTTGCTGGCCGAACCCGTCGACCGCATCGTCGACGACGAACGGCTCATCTATCGTCGCGGCTACGTCGGCATCCTCACCGAGATCGTCACGGACGGCGTGCGCAGCGGTGAGTTCCCGTTGCAGAACGCGCGACTGACCGCGGCCGGACTCGTCGGCGCCATCGGCGAAGCACTGGCCGGGCCACTTGCTCCGGTGAGCGCCGAGCATGACGATCCCGATGCCGTCGTCGAGGCGATCACCGCGCTGTGCCTGCGCGCCGTCGGTGCGCGGTGCGATCCTCCCTCATCAGCGCACGGTCTCTCGGGCGAGCAGCCGGGGCCATGA
- a CDS encoding alpha/beta hydrolase yields the protein MNHPTEPRAPRSGRVRRLVAVVSGLAVASLALSGCLYAQIPEMQASETRAPDTAGIAPELVPFYSQEIVWESCGARFDCTEVTAPLDWDNPGDGEISLALVRHQATGEFQGSLLINPGGPGGSGYDFVADSLEYAVGPELIESFDVIGFDPRGVGRSTAVRCLDDAEMDEYNYGVLTAERGTPEWEDEVTARNAEFADACEANSDGILPHITTVNSARDMDLIRGVLGDDHLNYLGFSYGTFLGATYAKLYPERAQRLVLDGAIDPAVPGLQVGTTQAVGFESALRAYLQDCLDTAECPFNGTVDEATADLQALLASVERSPLPNGDGRMLTVDTMITGVITALYSEQSWPYLTQGLTLALQGDPSVMMLLADSYNSRDVDGVYLDNSSEAFRAYNCMDYPVEDDPVAEEAAMKRIREQAPTFAPYWEGPDPCAVWPYPPTGTRGEIAASGSGPIVVVGTTNDPATPYEWSESLADQLENGVLVTRVGEGHTGYNKGNACVDAAVEGFLIDGTVPEDGLRCE from the coding sequence GTGAACCACCCAACCGAACCCCGCGCACCCCGATCGGGTCGCGTGCGTCGTCTTGTCGCTGTCGTCTCCGGGCTCGCGGTGGCGTCCCTCGCCCTCTCCGGATGCCTCTACGCGCAGATCCCCGAGATGCAGGCCTCTGAGACGCGCGCACCCGACACCGCGGGCATCGCGCCCGAACTGGTGCCGTTCTATTCGCAGGAGATCGTGTGGGAATCGTGCGGTGCGCGCTTCGACTGCACCGAGGTCACCGCGCCGCTGGACTGGGACAACCCGGGCGACGGTGAGATCTCGCTCGCGCTGGTGCGTCATCAGGCGACGGGCGAGTTCCAGGGCTCGCTGCTGATCAACCCCGGTGGCCCCGGCGGCAGCGGCTATGACTTCGTCGCCGACTCGCTCGAGTACGCGGTGGGCCCCGAGTTGATCGAGAGCTTCGACGTGATCGGCTTCGACCCGCGCGGCGTCGGTCGTTCGACGGCCGTGCGGTGCCTGGACGACGCCGAGATGGATGAGTACAACTACGGTGTCCTGACCGCCGAGCGCGGAACACCGGAGTGGGAGGACGAGGTCACGGCCCGCAACGCCGAGTTCGCCGACGCGTGCGAGGCGAACAGCGACGGCATCCTGCCCCACATCACCACGGTCAACTCCGCTCGCGATATGGACCTCATTCGTGGAGTGCTCGGCGACGACCACCTGAACTACCTCGGATTCTCGTACGGAACGTTCCTCGGAGCGACGTACGCCAAGCTCTACCCCGAGCGGGCTCAGCGCCTCGTGCTGGACGGCGCCATCGACCCGGCGGTGCCGGGCCTGCAGGTGGGAACCACTCAGGCTGTCGGGTTCGAGTCGGCGCTGCGCGCGTACCTGCAGGACTGCCTCGACACGGCCGAGTGCCCGTTCAACGGCACGGTCGACGAGGCGACCGCCGACCTGCAGGCGCTGCTGGCGAGCGTCGAGCGCTCGCCCCTGCCCAACGGTGATGGGCGGATGCTGACGGTCGACACCATGATCACCGGCGTCATTACGGCGCTCTACAGCGAGCAGAGCTGGCCGTACCTCACACAGGGGCTCACCCTGGCACTGCAGGGCGACCCGTCGGTGATGATGCTGCTCGCCGACAGCTACAACAGTCGCGACGTCGACGGTGTCTACCTCGACAACTCGTCTGAGGCGTTCCGCGCGTACAACTGCATGGACTATCCGGTCGAGGATGATCCCGTCGCCGAAGAGGCGGCGATGAAGCGGATCCGCGAGCAGGCGCCGACCTTCGCACCGTACTGGGAGGGGCCTGACCCGTGTGCGGTCTGGCCGTACCCGCCGACCGGTACGCGCGGCGAGATCGCGGCATCCGGTTCGGGGCCGATCGTCGTGGTCGGCACCACCAACGACCCGGCCACTCCTTACGAGTGGTCCGAGTCGCTCGCCGACCAGCTCGAGAACGGCGTTCTCGTCACCCGCGTCGGCGAGGGGCACACGGGCTACAACAAGGGCAACGCGTGCGTCGACGCCGCGGTCGAGGGGTTCCTTATCGATGGCACCGTGCCCGAGGACGGTCTGCGCTGCGAGTAG
- a CDS encoding DNA polymerase III subunit delta': protein MTTVSTAPFPWSDVWGQEAAVQTLRQAAADPAALSHAWLITGPPGSGRSTLAYAFAAALIAAGPEDEATMRQVLAGTHPDVTALRTDKVIITIKEARALVERSYFAPSAGRYRVIVVEDADRMVERTSNVLLKALEEPPEQTVWVLCAPSEADLLPTIRSRVRALRLREPDVADVARLISARTGAEDVVAEQAARHAQRHIGMAQRLAGNDDARRRRDESLRAVLGVRGVGTAVEVAGRIIQAATEDAKSLTAERDAAERTALLRMVGVAEGQAVPPALRSQISALEDEQKKRATRSLRDGIDRVLTDLQSMYRDVVMLQFGRREGLINAELLAELEAVAAAWPVQRTLVVLDAIAETRESLERNVAPLLALESLFVTVASGRTP, encoded by the coding sequence ATGACCACCGTCTCGACCGCCCCGTTTCCGTGGTCGGATGTCTGGGGGCAGGAAGCTGCGGTGCAGACGCTGCGTCAGGCAGCAGCCGACCCGGCCGCGCTGTCGCACGCGTGGCTGATCACCGGTCCGCCGGGGTCGGGGCGCTCGACGCTCGCCTATGCCTTCGCGGCGGCGCTGATCGCCGCGGGCCCTGAAGACGAGGCCACGATGCGGCAGGTGCTCGCCGGAACGCATCCCGATGTCACCGCGCTGCGCACCGACAAGGTGATCATCACGATCAAAGAGGCTCGCGCGCTCGTGGAACGGTCATACTTCGCGCCATCGGCCGGGCGATATCGCGTGATCGTCGTCGAAGACGCCGACCGCATGGTCGAACGCACCTCGAACGTGCTGCTGAAGGCCCTGGAAGAGCCGCCCGAGCAGACGGTTTGGGTGCTGTGTGCGCCCAGCGAGGCAGACCTGCTGCCCACGATCCGCTCGCGCGTGCGTGCACTGCGGTTGCGCGAGCCCGATGTGGCGGACGTCGCGCGTCTGATCTCGGCGCGCACGGGGGCTGAGGACGTCGTCGCCGAACAGGCGGCTCGGCATGCCCAGCGTCACATCGGCATGGCGCAGCGGCTGGCCGGCAACGACGATGCCCGACGTCGACGCGACGAGAGCCTGCGCGCCGTGCTCGGCGTGCGGGGCGTCGGCACCGCCGTCGAGGTAGCCGGGCGCATCATTCAGGCGGCCACCGAGGACGCGAAGTCGCTCACCGCCGAGCGGGATGCTGCCGAACGCACCGCACTGCTGCGCATGGTCGGTGTCGCCGAGGGGCAGGCCGTGCCGCCCGCGTTGCGATCGCAGATCTCGGCGCTGGAGGACGAGCAGAAGAAGCGGGCCACACGCAGCCTGCGCGACGGTATCGACCGGGTGCTCACCGACCTGCAGTCGATGTACCGCGACGTCGTCATGCTGCAGTTCGGGCGTCGCGAGGGGCTGATCAACGCCGAACTGCTCGCCGAGCTCGAAGCCGTCGCTGCTGCCTGGCCGGTGCAGCGCACTCTCGTGGTGCTCGACGCGATCGCCGAGACGCGGGAGTCGTTGGAGCGCAATGTCGCCCCGTTGCTCGCCCTGGAGAGCCTGTTCGTCACCGTCGCCAGCGGAAGGACCCCGTGA
- the tmk gene encoding dTMP kinase, producing the protein MSSAGVWVTFEGGDGSGKSTQAALLGSWLDAQGRTVLRTREPGGSEVGVLIRDIVLHHRGDIAPRAEALLYAADRAHHVATVVRPALQRGDVVVQDRYLDSSVAYQGAGRVLDAGEVRELSLWATEGALPDLTVLLDIDPSLARKRLDADDKPFDRLEAEKEEFHTRVREAFLALAAAEPQRFLVVDATADPEDIAVVVRARLARLL; encoded by the coding sequence GTGAGCTCAGCGGGCGTCTGGGTCACCTTCGAGGGCGGCGACGGCTCCGGCAAGTCGACGCAGGCCGCGCTGCTGGGTTCGTGGCTCGACGCGCAGGGGCGAACCGTGTTGCGCACGCGGGAACCCGGCGGCTCCGAGGTCGGGGTGCTCATTCGCGACATCGTCCTGCATCACCGTGGTGATATCGCGCCGCGCGCCGAGGCGCTGCTCTATGCGGCCGACCGGGCGCACCACGTCGCGACAGTCGTCCGGCCGGCGTTGCAGCGGGGCGACGTGGTCGTGCAGGATCGCTACCTCGACTCGTCCGTCGCCTATCAGGGAGCGGGCCGAGTGCTCGATGCGGGCGAGGTGCGCGAGCTCTCGCTGTGGGCCACCGAAGGCGCGCTGCCCGACCTGACCGTTCTGCTCGATATCGATCCGTCGCTGGCGCGGAAGCGATTGGATGCCGACGACAAGCCCTTCGACCGCCTGGAGGCGGAGAAGGAGGAGTTCCACACGCGTGTCCGCGAAGCGTTCCTCGCTCTTGCCGCCGCCGAGCCTCAGCGGTTCCTGGTGGTCGACGCGACGGCCGATCCCGAGGACATCGCCGTCGTCGTGCGTGCGCGCCTCGCGCGCCTGCTCTGA